The Deltaproteobacteria bacterium genome includes a window with the following:
- a CDS encoding FAD-binding protein gives MNKIARIDKENLMATVEAGVVLQDFILELAKEGLCFSPDPQSFYGATIGGIIAENAGGPSCLKYGVTKQYVLGMEVVLPTGEIVNLGGKTLNNVIGYDLLHIIISSEGTLGVVTRANLKLRLTPPARKTIMAVYDDVAVAGENVSRVLEAVISCYARKDCSKLYGIFPGNVR, from the coding sequence ATGAACAAAATAGCAAGAATCGATAAAGAGAATCTAATGGCGACGGTGGAAGCCGGTGTTGTGCTACAGGATTTTATTCTCGAACTGGCGAAAGAAGGGCTTTGTTTTTCTCCAGATCCCCAAAGTTTTTATGGTGCTACAATCGGAGGCATCATTGCTGAAAATGCCGGTGGTCCTTCTTGTCTGAAATACGGTGTGACAAAACAATACGTTTTGGGAATGGAAGTGGTTCTTCCCACTGGTGAAATTGTAAATCTTGGTGGCAAGACCTTGAACAATGTCATTGGTTATGACCTTCTCCACATCATCATTAGTTCTGAGGGAACACTCGGCGTGGTGACAAGGGCCAATTTGAAGCTGAGGTTAACGCCACCGGCAAGGAAGACAATCATGGCCGTGTATGACGATGTGGCCGTTGCAGGCGAGAATGTCTCCAGAGTACTGGAGGCCGTCATCTCCTGCTACGCCAGGAAGGATTGCAGCAAGTTATACGGGATATTTCCTGGAAATGTCAGGTAA